The Streptomyces sp. NBC_00454 DNA segment ACCTTGAGGGAAGGCCGCTCGATGAGGAAAGGAAGAGAGTTGACCCAGCTCCCAGACGTCTCGCGAGCGCCCACCATGACGGACGTCGCACGTGTCGCCGGCGTGTCCCACCAGACCGTTTCGCGGGTGCTCAGCGACCACCCGAACGTCAGCGCCAAGACCCGGGCCGCCGTGACACAGGTCATCGAGCAGCTCGGGTACCGCCGCAACTCGGCAGCCCGGGCCCTGGCCACTCGCCGGACCCACACGCTGGGCGTCATCGCGGTGAACACCACACTGCACGGGCCCGCCAGCACCGTGGCGGGAGTCCAGGAGGCGGCTCGGGACCGCGGCTATCTGACGTCCGCCGTCACGCTTCGGACCGCCACGCAGACGGCCCTCGCCGAAGCCATGCAGCACCTCGCCGGGTGGGGCGTGGAGGGGATCGTGGCCGTCACTCCCCAACGCGCCGCGGTGCGGGCCCTGGCGGCACTGGAAGCACCGTGCCCGGTGGTCACCGTGGAAGGCGGCCACACCCTCGACCTGCCGGGGGTGTCGCTGGACCAGAGCCTCGGGGCTCGCATGATCACGGAACATCTCCTCGCCTCGGGCCACGCCACCGTGTGGCATGTCGCGGGCCCTCCCGACTGGCTGGAGAGCGAGGCCCGCACCCAGGGATGGGAGGACGCGCTCCGCGATGCCGGCGCCGAGGTGCCGCCCCTGCTGCGCGGCGACTGGAGTCCGCTGTCGGGATACCAGGCCGGCCAGCAGCTCGCGGGTCGATTCCGGTCGTCACAAGGGCGGGGAGCGGCCCTCACCGCGGTGTTCGTCGCCAACGACCAGATGGCCCTCGGTGTCCTACGGGCCTTGCGGGAGGCCGGCCTGCGCACGCCGGAGGACGTGGCGGTCGCCGGATTCGACGACATCCCCGAGGCCGAGTTCTTCCCGCCCCCGCTGACGACGATCCGTCAGGACTTCGCCTCGATCGGCCGCGCCAGCATCGGGCTGCTCCTGGACCACATCGAGGGCCGGACCGACGAGTCGACGCACCTGGTGGTGGCGCCCGAGCTCATCGTGCGCGCCAGCACGGCCCGCAGGGTCACTCCCCCCGGCGAATGACCCCCCGATGCCCCCCAGGCGCCCGGCCGTTGACCCCTCCCAGGGAGAGCCGGGCCCCGGGGGCGCCTCGTACGGGAAGCCGGGCCCTTGGGACACCTCGTACGGGGATTGACGCCACAGGCACGAAAGCCGCTGTCCGGTGCCCCCCTGCGGCACCGGACAGCGGCGACGGCCGACGCCGCCCCTCTCAGGCGGTGACCGTGGTGAAACTGTGGATCGTGGTGGACCGGTACAGCTCGCCCGGGCGCAGCAGGACCGTCGGGTAGTCGGGGCGGTTCGGGGAGTCAGGGAAGTGCTGGGTTTCCAGCGCGA contains these protein-coding regions:
- a CDS encoding LacI family DNA-binding transcriptional regulator, with protein sequence MRKGRELTQLPDVSRAPTMTDVARVAGVSHQTVSRVLSDHPNVSAKTRAAVTQVIEQLGYRRNSAARALATRRTHTLGVIAVNTTLHGPASTVAGVQEAARDRGYLTSAVTLRTATQTALAEAMQHLAGWGVEGIVAVTPQRAAVRALAALEAPCPVVTVEGGHTLDLPGVSLDQSLGARMITEHLLASGHATVWHVAGPPDWLESEARTQGWEDALRDAGAEVPPLLRGDWSPLSGYQAGQQLAGRFRSSQGRGAALTAVFVANDQMALGVLRALREAGLRTPEDVAVAGFDDIPEAEFFPPPLTTIRQDFASIGRASIGLLLDHIEGRTDESTHLVVAPELIVRASTARRVTPPGE